One genomic region from Spirulina subsalsa PCC 9445 encodes:
- a CDS encoding substrate-binding domain-containing protein, whose amino-acid sequence MVRNRRKLNKIGREIAQREQGRVAGRLGFFSSTFLYHLYMLVPVRFRWLVPFLEELVRDTGKEEGEEEEEETAEAISPVAVLPSRPGVDYLLIPPLAEQSDIMGVRGRYRILRVLGVRGKGRLYQGVQMGNDQPVIIREYVLPPQGFSALEIRQRKEVFMLRGGLKLADGRIHNLRLVEPWDTISDHNEARCYLVSQGEIEAYPTLLDYLKERGPLPPAQVRHILSQVLQTLASLHGQKFTLPSGQIQQGLVHGQLSLETLLISPLQGGVLPEEQRFYIYVCDLTLWEDLFLPPTTPPGNYSPAKDLVALGYVGFYLLAGRTVDKNGKPLDPRQGENWLPRDRPLQQIIRRLLGLESPFPNALEARKALLNLPPEPDILSEVEDREGEEEDTPSSGRWKGLLLVLILAALGGWGLWWWLGRRPQSQSPVPLPCCIGEVTAVPRGRFRYTTAPQSIGHYLMRQPNLVLRRNSFQEEIQIQQPNIQLEHQEVDSWERTLTLLQRDSLDFAVSSVVGENAPVALPSNLRADVIAYDGLALIVPFSYAQRAQSLPNALGGRITFAQLRQLYLGEIDNWQQLGGPRLPVRLYVPEDPEALRLFEERVLQTPDAIAQFRALTRQERTPNADSFTALASPIQTRPTFTMLREILQDFEDSGIGAIGFASLSQVFGQCSVYPLALVGDTGRTSSVSPLVQNDGTPITPNIDLCNDKGSYRLNMAALRGGDYPLAYSISIIYPLDNSRPPIGDRLAEMFRTQEAQKLLERAGFTPKH is encoded by the coding sequence GTGGTACGCAACAGACGCAAGCTGAACAAAATCGGCCGAGAAATTGCTCAACGGGAACAAGGCCGGGTCGCGGGTCGCCTCGGCTTCTTTTCCAGCACCTTCCTCTATCACCTCTATATGCTCGTTCCCGTGCGGTTTCGCTGGTTAGTACCATTTCTAGAGGAGTTAGTCCGAGATACGGGCAAAGAGGAAGGGGAAGAAGAGGAAGAAGAAACCGCCGAAGCCATCAGCCCCGTTGCCGTACTGCCCTCTCGTCCGGGGGTAGACTATCTCCTGATTCCCCCCCTAGCTGAACAATCGGACATTATGGGGGTACGGGGCCGTTATCGCATTCTCAGGGTGTTAGGGGTGCGGGGCAAAGGTCGCCTCTATCAAGGGGTACAGATGGGCAATGATCAACCTGTGATCATTCGGGAGTATGTGTTACCCCCTCAAGGGTTTAGCGCCCTCGAAATTCGCCAACGGAAAGAGGTGTTTATGTTGCGAGGGGGGCTAAAACTAGCCGATGGTCGTATTCATAATTTACGCTTAGTGGAGCCTTGGGACACCATTAGCGACCACAACGAGGCACGCTGTTATTTAGTCAGTCAGGGGGAAATTGAAGCCTACCCCACCCTGTTGGATTATCTCAAAGAACGGGGTCCCCTCCCCCCAGCCCAAGTGCGGCACATTTTAAGCCAAGTTCTGCAAACCTTAGCCTCTCTCCATGGTCAAAAATTCACCCTCCCCTCGGGACAAATTCAACAGGGTTTAGTTCATGGGCAGTTAAGTTTAGAGACATTGCTGATTTCCCCGTTACAAGGGGGAGTCTTGCCCGAAGAACAGAGATTTTATATTTATGTTTGTGATCTCACCCTCTGGGAGGATTTATTTTTACCCCCGACTACCCCGCCGGGGAACTACTCTCCCGCCAAGGATTTAGTGGCTTTAGGCTATGTGGGCTTTTATCTCCTCGCTGGGCGCACCGTGGATAAAAATGGCAAGCCCTTAGACCCTCGGCAAGGGGAAAACTGGCTGCCTCGCGATCGCCCCCTCCAACAAATTATTCGCCGTCTCTTGGGGCTAGAAAGTCCTTTTCCCAACGCTTTAGAAGCCCGCAAAGCCTTGTTAAATCTGCCCCCAGAACCCGATATTTTAAGCGAAGTGGAAGACCGAGAAGGAGAAGAAGAAGACACCCCCTCCTCGGGACGCTGGAAAGGATTACTCTTGGTGTTGATTTTAGCCGCCTTGGGGGGGTGGGGGCTGTGGTGGTGGTTAGGACGCAGACCCCAAAGCCAAAGCCCTGTTCCCTTGCCCTGTTGTATTGGGGAAGTAACGGCAGTACCTCGGGGGCGTTTTCGTTATACTACAGCCCCCCAAAGTATTGGCCACTACCTGATGCGTCAGCCCAATTTAGTCCTACGACGGAACAGTTTTCAGGAGGAGATCCAAATTCAACAGCCGAACATCCAGTTAGAGCATCAAGAAGTAGACAGTTGGGAACGAACTCTCACACTCTTACAACGGGACAGCCTCGATTTTGCCGTGAGTAGTGTGGTGGGAGAAAATGCTCCTGTTGCTTTACCCTCCAACCTGAGAGCGGATGTCATTGCCTATGATGGGTTAGCGCTTATTGTACCGTTTAGTTATGCGCAACGCGCCCAAAGTTTACCCAATGCCTTGGGGGGACGGATTACCTTTGCTCAATTGCGACAATTATATTTAGGGGAAATTGACAACTGGCAACAGTTAGGGGGGCCGCGCTTGCCCGTGCGTTTGTATGTTCCCGAAGACCCGGAAGCCTTGCGTCTGTTTGAAGAGCGGGTTTTACAAACCCCAGATGCGATCGCCCAATTCCGCGCCCTCACCAGACAAGAGCGCACCCCCAACGCTGATAGTTTTACCGCCCTAGCCAGTCCCATCCAAACCCGCCCCACCTTTACCATGTTACGGGAGATTCTCCAAGACTTTGAGGATTCAGGAATTGGGGCGATTGGTTTTGCCAGCTTAAGCCAAGTCTTTGGGCAGTGTTCCGTCTATCCCCTCGCCCTAGTTGGTGATACGGGTCGCACCTCCAGCGTTTCTCCCCTCGTCCAGAATGACGGCACCCCCATCACACCCAACATTGATCTCTGCAATGACAAAGGCAGTTACCGTTTAAACATGGCCGCCCTACGGGGGGGAGACTATCCTCTAGCCTACTCCATCTCGATTATCTACCCCTTAGATAATAGTCGCCCTCCCATTGGAGATCGGTTAGCAGAAATGTTCAGAACTCAGGAAGCCCAAAAGTTATTAGAAAGGGCGGGATTCACGCCAAAACACTGA
- a CDS encoding DUF427 domain-containing protein: MKPRPIPPEPGQESVWDYPRPARWEDTSKHLKIICQGIILAETTRGKRVLETSHPPTYYFPPEDIKLEYLMGNAKKGFCEWKGYYQYIDVRIGEKLIQNAGWQCYQTSPPFIALQGYYSFFAGLMDACYVNDELVTPQAGGFYGGWITSDIVGPFKGEPGTWGW; this comes from the coding sequence ATGAAACCTCGTCCTATTCCCCCCGAACCCGGTCAAGAGTCTGTTTGGGACTATCCCCGTCCTGCTCGCTGGGAAGATACATCTAAACACCTGAAAATCATCTGTCAGGGGATTATTTTAGCCGAAACCACAAGAGGTAAAAGGGTTTTAGAAACCAGTCACCCCCCGACTTATTATTTCCCCCCAGAAGATATTAAGCTGGAGTATCTGATGGGGAACGCGAAAAAAGGATTTTGTGAATGGAAAGGCTATTATCAATATATTGATGTCAGGATTGGAGAAAAACTGATTCAAAATGCAGGATGGCAATGTTATCAAACCAGTCCCCCTTTTATAGCTCTCCAAGGATACTATAGTTTTTTCGCGGGTTTAATGGATGCTTGTTATGTTAATGATGAATTAGTTACACCTCAAGCCGGGGGATTTTATGGCGGTTGGATTACCTCGGATATTGTAGGACCCTTCAAAGGAGAACCCGGAACTTGGGGTTGGTAG
- the mutL gene encoding DNA mismatch repair endonuclease MutL — MHFSIQPLPPEVIDIIAAGEVIDSLTAVVRELVENAIDAGATRLVVKVDPDLWRVQVADNGQGMTRENLRLCAHPHSTSKIFTCEDLWKITSLGFRGEALHSIAQLSELVILSRVQEEDDVGWQMTYNQQGEGVAEEVVALAPGTVVTVSNLFGNVPVRRRGLPSPPQQLAEVQTLLQQMALCHPGIHWQVWQGEKLWFKISPGVNTQEILPQLLRRIQPSDLQFLRLTVDSPEDSEKAHFDLLLGLPDRCHRQRPDWVKVAVNGRFVRSPQLEQTLITAFNRTLPRDRYPLCFLHLRLNPQHIDWNRHPAKTEIYLHHLDFWREQVSQGVEQALRISPAELGQTAENQRLGQLLKAAESTTPYHLNREIPPPTASRAAIHLIPLTVVAQVNQTYIVAEHPHGVWLIEQHIAHERVLYEQLQDTWQLIDPESPVILNNLQTKQIEQLERIGLEVEAFGEQMWAVRTVPAPLLHRGDCREALLELSWGGDLETAQVATACRSAIRNGTPLSLSEMQALIDQWKVTRNPRTCPHGRPIFLALEESSLARFFRRHWVIGKSHGI, encoded by the coding sequence ATGCACTTTTCTATTCAACCTCTGCCCCCTGAAGTTATTGATATTATTGCAGCAGGAGAAGTCATCGACTCTCTAACGGCCGTCGTGCGGGAATTAGTGGAAAATGCCATTGATGCGGGGGCGACTCGTTTAGTGGTGAAAGTCGATCCCGATTTGTGGCGGGTACAAGTAGCGGACAATGGTCAGGGGATGACTCGGGAGAATTTGCGGTTGTGCGCTCATCCCCACAGTACCAGCAAGATTTTCACCTGTGAGGATTTGTGGAAAATCACCAGTTTGGGCTTTCGCGGGGAGGCTTTACATAGTATTGCCCAACTGTCGGAGTTGGTGATTTTAAGTCGGGTGCAGGAGGAGGACGATGTAGGCTGGCAGATGACCTATAATCAGCAGGGGGAGGGGGTAGCCGAGGAAGTGGTAGCCCTTGCTCCGGGAACCGTGGTCACAGTGTCGAATCTGTTTGGCAATGTACCCGTCCGTCGTCGGGGTTTACCTTCCCCCCCCCAACAACTGGCGGAGGTGCAAACCCTGTTACAACAAATGGCACTCTGTCATCCGGGGATTCATTGGCAAGTGTGGCAGGGGGAGAAACTGTGGTTCAAAATTAGTCCGGGGGTAAATACCCAGGAAATTCTCCCCCAACTCTTGCGACGGATCCAACCCAGTGATCTACAATTTCTCCGCTTAACGGTAGACTCTCCAGAGGACTCGGAAAAGGCACATTTTGACCTCCTGCTGGGTTTACCCGATCGTTGTCACCGTCAACGTCCTGATTGGGTGAAAGTGGCCGTGAATGGTCGTTTTGTGCGATCGCCTCAACTGGAACAAACCCTGATCACCGCCTTCAATCGTACCCTACCCCGCGATCGCTATCCCCTCTGTTTTCTTCATCTGCGCCTCAATCCCCAGCACATCGACTGGAACCGTCATCCTGCCAAAACTGAAATCTACCTCCATCATCTCGACTTTTGGCGAGAACAAGTTAGCCAAGGAGTAGAACAGGCCTTGCGGATTAGTCCAGCCGAATTAGGGCAAACCGCAGAAAACCAGCGTCTGGGGCAACTCTTAAAAGCCGCAGAAAGCACCACCCCCTACCATCTCAACCGGGAAATCCCCCCCCCAACCGCCTCCAGGGCCGCCATTCACCTCATCCCCTTAACCGTTGTCGCCCAAGTGAATCAAACCTATATTGTGGCCGAACATCCTCATGGAGTGTGGTTGATTGAACAACATATCGCCCATGAGCGAGTGTTATATGAGCAATTACAGGACACTTGGCAACTGATTGATCCAGAAAGTCCAGTGATTTTAAACAATCTGCAAACCAAGCAGATCGAGCAATTAGAGCGCATTGGTTTAGAAGTAGAGGCCTTTGGGGAGCAGATGTGGGCTGTGCGGACAGTACCGGCTCCCCTACTGCATCGTGGGGACTGTCGGGAGGCACTGTTAGAACTGAGTTGGGGAGGAGATTTAGAAACCGCCCAAGTCGCCACCGCTTGCCGCAGTGCTATCCGTAACGGTACCCCCTTAAGTCTTTCGGAGATGCAGGCCCTCATTGACCAGTGGAAAGTAACCCGTAATCCTCGCACTTGTCCCCATGGTCGTCCTATTTTTCTGGCTTTAGAAGAGTCTTCCCTCGCCCGTTTTTTCCGTCGTCATTGGGTGATTGGCAAGAGTCACGGTATTTGA
- a CDS encoding TIGR00300 family protein has product MTDLLRFLMCSPRHYDVDYVINPWMEGNIHKSSRDRANEQWDKLYHLIKDHAIVDLVDPVQGWPDMVFTANAGLVLGDKVVLSRFLHKERQGEEPHFKQWFEDNGYKVFELPADLPFEGAGDALLDREGRWLWAGYGFRTELDSHPLIAEWLDIEVLSLRLIDSRFYHLDTCFCPLTGGYLLYYPPAFDAYSNLLIERRVPADKRIAIAEPDAVNFACNAVNIHQVVILNKASEDLKQRLGQVGYTVMETPLTEFLKAGGASKCLTLRTTEPVREELHARVTVESRNIHLEGHLLDAGIMNRVLDTVVEKGGSFKVLNFNLGAERQSTSRAEVRVTAPDHEVMEEIMTQLIELGAVDVPTEERNAILEDVIQSGVAPDDFYVTTIYPTEVRIDGQWVRVENQRMDGAIAIRQTPDGLTARCKILRDLEVGEKVVVGVEGIRIVRKPESRDQRGTKEEFTFMGSGVSSERRVELLVEQIAWEMRHIRDQGGKVVVTAGPVVIHTGGSEHLARLIREGYVQALLAGNAIAVHDMEQSLMGTSLGVDMKKGVPVHGGHRHHLKVINAIRRYGNIPNAVEQGFLTQGIMYECVKNNVPFCLAGSIRDDGPLPDTHMDLLKAQAEYARLIEGADMILMLSTMLHSIGVGNMTPAGVKMVCVDINPAVVTKLSDRGSVESVGIVTDVGLFLSLLVKQLDQLTNPYPLSQTVQ; this is encoded by the coding sequence ATGACCGATTTGCTCCGCTTCCTCATGTGTTCTCCTCGCCACTATGACGTAGATTACGTCATTAATCCTTGGATGGAGGGGAATATTCATAAATCGTCCCGCGATCGCGCTAACGAACAATGGGATAAACTCTATCATCTGATTAAAGATCATGCCATTGTTGACCTGGTGGATCCCGTGCAAGGGTGGCCGGATATGGTGTTCACGGCCAATGCGGGCTTAGTTTTGGGTGATAAGGTGGTTTTGAGCCGCTTTCTGCACAAAGAACGGCAAGGGGAAGAACCCCATTTCAAACAATGGTTTGAAGACAATGGTTATAAGGTCTTTGAATTGCCGGCGGACTTACCTTTTGAAGGGGCTGGGGATGCTTTATTAGACCGTGAGGGTCGTTGGTTATGGGCGGGCTATGGCTTCCGCACGGAATTGGATTCCCACCCCCTGATTGCCGAATGGTTGGATATTGAAGTTCTCTCCCTGCGTTTAATTGACAGTCGGTTCTACCATTTAGATACTTGCTTCTGCCCCTTAACGGGGGGTTATTTACTGTACTATCCTCCGGCCTTTGATGCCTATTCCAATTTGTTAATCGAGCGTCGAGTCCCGGCGGATAAACGGATTGCGATCGCAGAACCGGACGCGGTGAATTTTGCCTGTAATGCGGTCAATATCCACCAGGTCGTTATTTTAAACAAAGCCAGTGAGGATTTAAAACAACGACTCGGCCAGGTCGGATACACCGTCATGGAAACCCCCTTAACGGAATTCCTTAAAGCAGGGGGCGCGTCCAAGTGCCTCACCCTCCGCACGACGGAACCGGTACGGGAAGAACTCCACGCCCGCGTTACCGTGGAAAGTCGCAATATCCACCTCGAAGGCCATCTCCTCGATGCCGGGATTATGAACCGGGTGTTAGATACGGTAGTGGAAAAAGGCGGCAGTTTCAAGGTCTTAAACTTTAATCTCGGGGCCGAACGCCAAAGCACCTCCCGGGCGGAAGTGCGCGTCACAGCACCGGATCATGAGGTCATGGAAGAAATCATGACCCAGTTGATTGAATTGGGGGCTGTAGATGTCCCGACTGAGGAACGGAACGCGATTTTAGAAGATGTCATCCAGTCGGGTGTGGCACCTGATGATTTCTATGTGACGACGATCTATCCGACAGAAGTCCGCATTGACGGCCAGTGGGTGCGAGTGGAGAATCAACGCATGGATGGTGCGATCGCCATTCGCCAAACCCCCGACGGTTTAACCGCCCGTTGTAAGATTCTGCGCGATTTAGAAGTAGGGGAAAAAGTCGTTGTCGGAGTGGAAGGCATTCGCATTGTCCGCAAACCCGAAAGCCGAGATCAACGGGGGACTAAAGAAGAATTCACCTTTATGGGATCTGGGGTATCCAGTGAGCGCCGGGTGGAATTGTTGGTGGAACAAATCGCTTGGGAAATGCGCCATATCCGCGACCAAGGCGGTAAAGTCGTAGTTACAGCTGGCCCGGTGGTCATTCATACCGGGGGCAGTGAACACCTCGCCCGCTTGATTCGGGAGGGCTATGTGCAGGCTTTATTAGCGGGAAATGCGATCGCTGTTCATGACATGGAACAATCCCTCATGGGGACTTCCTTGGGCGTAGACATGAAAAAAGGCGTTCCCGTCCACGGAGGACACCGCCACCACCTGAAAGTGATTAACGCCATTCGTCGCTATGGCAACATCCCCAACGCCGTAGAACAAGGGTTCTTAACTCAGGGCATTATGTATGAATGCGTGAAAAATAACGTCCCCTTCTGTTTAGCGGGATCGATTCGGGATGATGGCCCCCTGCCCGACACCCACATGGACTTACTGAAAGCTCAAGCGGAGTATGCCCGGTTAATTGAAGGGGCGGACATGATCCTGATGCTGTCTACCATGCTCCATTCTATTGGGGTAGGGAACATGACTCCGGCCGGGGTGAAAATGGTCTGCGTTGATATTAACCCCGCCGTTGTGACCAAATTAAGCGATCGCGGTTCTGTGGAATCCGTCGGCATTGTCACCGATGTGGGCTTATTCCTCAGCCTGTTAGTCAAACAGTTAGATCAACTCACCAACCCCTATCCCCTGTCTCAAACGGTACAATAG
- a CDS encoding pentapeptide repeat-containing protein, producing MASPTRAYDPHDVQTLLLTNICPGCDLSGANLSQAHLIGADLRGANLEGAILIETNLEGADLTGANLKGATLNQAFLTDASLVATDLSGADFTQAILYNVDVNGAIMDNMIVTDAQIFNTDIPLGIGGDIEQVDPEQVPYNR from the coding sequence ATGGCAAGTCCGACTAGGGCTTATGATCCTCATGACGTGCAAACTTTGTTATTAACAAATATCTGTCCGGGGTGTGATTTATCCGGTGCAAATCTTTCTCAAGCCCATCTCATAGGGGCTGATTTAAGAGGGGCTAATTTAGAAGGTGCAATCCTCATTGAAACGAATTTAGAAGGGGCTGACCTCACTGGTGCAAATTTAAAAGGGGCTACTCTCAATCAAGCTTTTTTAACGGATGCCAGTTTAGTGGCAACTGATTTGAGTGGGGCTGATTTTACCCAAGCTATTCTTTACAATGTGGATGTCAACGGTGCAATCATGGATAATATGATTGTCACGGATGCTCAAATTTTTAACACGGATATTCCCCTAGGGATTGGTGGGGATATTGAACAAGTGGATCCTGAACAAGTGCCGTATAACCGATAA
- a CDS encoding FAD-dependent oxidoreductase, with amino-acid sequence MKQLLLIGGGHSQVIFLKQWVKTPLPNLRVILISNVVYTPYSGMLPGHVAGFYRYDETHINLPRLCGWAGVEFRLGEAVGLDLAQKQVLVRSVHAPNIAPDGQAETLAFDCLSLDIGSTPAANQVRGAAQYGVPVKPVPQFLTRWEQILEQIQGDGGRDWQVAIVGGGAGGVELAFNLQGRVKAAGAGGCRFHLVHGGQRLMGGHNSWVSQRVTQLLGARQVQLHLGERVGEVTGDELRCDSGLRIAYDFVFWVTQASAPSWLRDGGLATDGAGFMLVGDTLQSVSHPFVFGAGDIATMVNYPRPKAGVLAVRQGRPLFENVGRWLGERPLKPFRPQRHYLALLGTGDYCAIASWGPLGWHHPLLWRWKDYIDRQFMAQFIPDSP; translated from the coding sequence ATGAAACAACTGCTTTTAATTGGCGGAGGTCATAGTCAGGTAATTTTTCTGAAACAATGGGTTAAAACCCCTCTGCCGAATCTCCGGGTTATCCTGATCAGTAATGTAGTCTATACTCCCTATTCTGGGATGTTACCCGGTCATGTTGCCGGATTCTATCGCTACGATGAAACTCATATTAATCTGCCGCGTTTATGTGGGTGGGCTGGGGTGGAATTCCGCTTAGGGGAAGCGGTGGGCTTGGATTTAGCCCAAAAACAGGTTCTCGTGAGGTCAGTCCATGCCCCCAATATAGCCCCAGACGGGCAGGCTGAAACTCTTGCTTTTGACTGCCTTTCCCTTGATATTGGTAGCACGCCAGCAGCTAATCAGGTGCGGGGCGCAGCACAATATGGCGTTCCTGTCAAGCCTGTGCCGCAATTTCTGACCCGGTGGGAGCAGATTTTAGAACAAATCCAAGGGGATGGGGGGCGAGATTGGCAAGTGGCGATTGTGGGCGGGGGGGCGGGAGGGGTGGAGTTGGCGTTTAATCTGCAAGGGAGGGTGAAGGCGGCCGGGGCGGGCGGTTGCAGGTTTCACCTTGTCCATGGGGGCCAGAGGTTGATGGGGGGACATAATTCTTGGGTGAGTCAACGGGTGACGCAGCTATTGGGGGCGCGTCAGGTGCAGTTACATTTAGGGGAAAGGGTGGGGGAGGTGACGGGGGATGAATTGCGGTGTGATTCGGGGTTGAGGATTGCCTACGATTTTGTGTTTTGGGTGACTCAGGCCTCTGCGCCCTCTTGGTTGAGGGATGGGGGTTTGGCGACAGATGGGGCGGGTTTTATGCTGGTGGGGGATACGTTGCAGTCGGTGTCTCATCCTTTTGTGTTTGGGGCGGGGGATATTGCGACGATGGTCAATTATCCGCGTCCGAAGGCGGGGGTGTTGGCGGTGCGTCAGGGGAGGCCGTTGTTTGAGAATGTGGGGCGTTGGCTGGGGGAACGTCCGTTAAAGCCGTTTCGTCCCCAACGGCACTATCTGGCGTTGTTGGGGACGGGGGATTATTGCGCGATCGCCTCTTGGGGTCCATTAGGCTGGCATCACCCCCTACTCTGGCGTTGGAAGGATTACATTGACCGTCAATTTATGGCGCAATTTATCCCAGACTCCCCCTGA
- a CDS encoding endonuclease/exonuclease/phosphatase family protein → MTLKIMSFNIRGSCKDDGVNIWANRAPLNIKTLQKYNPDIIAFQELQQGNLETYQRELNDYQYFLGLPYNRPGRELYNAIFWKLEQFILRSQGSFYLSETPEVWSASWDTARVRTANWVLLEHVKNQQIFFCFNTHLDHESILARQQGIKLILQQIVILNNNNLPVILTGDFNSYLQLPQAGETLTSQDGVYETIGQAGFIDSYLVAGNKDRAGQHSVHNFLGAEYRVENSDLVHRIDWIWLQENQGKFAVKQCQILKDSEPPVYPSDHYPILAEVALLSKAGTRGGKSRLHPL, encoded by the coding sequence ATGACCTTAAAAATCATGAGCTTTAATATTCGGGGCAGTTGCAAAGACGACGGGGTTAATATTTGGGCAAATCGTGCGCCACTTAACATCAAGACCTTGCAAAAATATAACCCAGATATTATTGCTTTTCAAGAACTGCAACAGGGCAACCTAGAAACCTATCAACGGGAATTAAACGACTATCAATATTTTCTAGGTCTGCCCTATAATCGTCCGGGACGAGAACTGTATAATGCTATTTTCTGGAAGTTGGAGCAGTTTATTCTCAGAAGCCAAGGTAGTTTTTATCTCAGTGAAACACCAGAGGTTTGGTCAGCCAGTTGGGATACAGCCAGAGTCAGAACCGCCAATTGGGTTTTATTGGAACACGTCAAAAATCAACAGATATTTTTCTGTTTTAATACCCATTTAGATCATGAAAGTATCTTAGCTCGTCAACAGGGCATTAAACTAATTTTACAGCAAATTGTTATCTTAAATAACAATAATCTACCTGTGATTTTAACGGGAGATTTTAATAGTTATTTGCAACTGCCCCAAGCCGGAGAAACCTTAACCTCCCAAGACGGAGTTTATGAGACAATTGGGCAAGCGGGCTTTATTGATAGTTATTTAGTGGCGGGGAATAAAGATAGAGCGGGTCAGCACTCCGTACATAATTTTCTCGGGGCAGAATATCGGGTGGAAAATTCCGATCTAGTCCATCGGATTGATTGGATTTGGTTACAGGAGAATCAGGGAAAATTTGCCGTTAAACAGTGCCAAATTTTAAAGGATTCTGAACCGCCTGTTTACCCCAGTGATCATTATCCGATTTTAGCGGAAGTTGCCCTGCTCTCGAAGGCAGGAACAAGAGGCGGAAAGTCAAGGCTTCACCCACTTTAA
- a CDS encoding uracil-DNA glycosylase, whose amino-acid sequence MRSSASPYPLWDTSNNLGEITDWQPVIKHPLPPQHPDTVVYCLDVEETANFVTPAGVVHNCRPPGNRTPTPEEIAACKPYLLEQIRLVNPKIILFTGATAYRGLTGQKQGITKIRGQWIEWEGRPCMAIFHPAYLLRNPSKEPGKPKWLMWQDIQAVRQKLDELRSRSVP is encoded by the coding sequence GTGAGGAGTTCTGCCTCCCCCTATCCTCTCTGGGACACCAGCAACAACCTAGGAGAAATCACCGACTGGCAACCTGTAATCAAACATCCCCTCCCCCCCCAACATCCGGATACTGTAGTCTATTGTTTGGATGTGGAAGAAACCGCCAATTTTGTCACCCCGGCCGGAGTCGTCCATAACTGCCGTCCTCCGGGAAATCGTACCCCCACCCCCGAAGAAATTGCGGCCTGTAAACCCTATTTACTTGAACAAATTCGCCTCGTTAACCCGAAAATTATCCTGTTTACCGGAGCCACTGCCTATCGGGGTTTAACGGGGCAAAAACAGGGCATTACCAAGATTCGAGGGCAATGGATAGAATGGGAAGGAAGACCCTGTATGGCGATTTTTCATCCAGCCTACTTGTTACGCAACCCTTCCAAAGAACCCGGAAAACCCAAGTGGTTAATGTGGCAGGATATTCAGGCTGTCCGGCAAAAACTTGATGAATTGCGTTCACGAAGCGTTCCGTAA